One Amycolatopsis thermophila DNA segment encodes these proteins:
- a CDS encoding M20 metallopeptidase family protein, with product MSLVAQAREMADDLVRLRRALHQEPEIGLHLPRTQERVLSALDGLPLDITTGRDCTSVTAVLRGRGPGVVLLRADMDALPVQEETGLDFASRIDGAMHGCGHDLHTAMLVGAAHLLAARRDELDGDVVFMFQPGEEGWEGARTMIREGVLDAAGRRPDAAYAVHVFSTLGPAGRFSSRPGVALAASATLRVTVRGEGGHGSTPHQAKDPVPVLAEMVTALQTAVTRQFDVFDPVVLTIGVLRAGTRSNVIPATATFEATIRTFSSASGRRMREVALRVVSGIAQAHGLDVEADYAEGRPPTLNDPGETAFARDVITETFGDDRYAPLANPFTGAEDFSRVLEEVPGCFLALGALPPGADPDKAPFNHSPRAVFDDSVLPDGAALFTELARRRLHLTSRKGRR from the coding sequence ATGTCGCTGGTCGCGCAGGCGCGGGAGATGGCGGACGACCTCGTCCGCCTCCGGCGCGCATTGCACCAGGAGCCCGAGATCGGCTTGCACCTGCCGCGCACCCAGGAGCGGGTGCTGAGCGCGCTCGACGGCCTGCCGCTGGACATCACCACCGGACGGGACTGCACGTCGGTCACCGCGGTGCTGCGCGGGCGGGGCCCCGGCGTGGTGCTCCTGCGGGCCGACATGGACGCGCTGCCCGTCCAGGAGGAGACCGGCCTGGACTTCGCGTCCCGGATCGACGGCGCGATGCACGGATGCGGACACGACCTGCACACCGCCATGCTCGTCGGCGCGGCCCACCTCCTCGCCGCGCGGCGCGACGAACTCGACGGCGACGTGGTGTTCATGTTCCAGCCGGGGGAGGAAGGCTGGGAAGGCGCGCGGACGATGATCCGCGAAGGCGTCCTGGACGCGGCGGGCCGGCGTCCCGACGCCGCCTACGCGGTGCACGTGTTCTCCACCCTCGGGCCGGCGGGCCGGTTCTCGAGCCGTCCCGGCGTGGCGCTCGCGGCATCCGCGACGCTGCGCGTCACCGTCCGCGGCGAGGGCGGCCACGGGTCCACCCCGCACCAGGCCAAGGACCCGGTTCCCGTCCTCGCGGAAATGGTCACCGCCCTGCAGACCGCCGTCACCCGCCAGTTCGACGTGTTCGACCCGGTCGTCCTGACGATCGGGGTCCTGCGGGCGGGCACGCGCAGCAACGTCATCCCCGCCACCGCGACGTTCGAGGCCACCATCCGCACCTTCTCATCCGCGTCGGGGCGGCGGATGCGGGAGGTGGCCCTGCGGGTGGTGTCCGGCATCGCGCAGGCGCATGGCCTGGACGTCGAGGCGGACTACGCCGAGGGCCGCCCGCCCACGCTGAACGACCCCGGCGAGACCGCGTTCGCCCGCGACGTGATCACCGAAACGTTCGGCGACGACCGGTACGCCCCGCTGGCCAACCCGTTCACCGGCGCCGAGGACTTCTCCCGCGTCCTGGAGGAGGTGCCCGGGTGCTTCCTCGCGCTGGGGGCGCTCCCGCCCGGCGCGGATCCGGACAAGGCGCCCTTCAACCACAGCCCCCGCGCCGTCTTCGACGACTCCGTCCTGCCCGACGGTGCTGCCCTGTTCACCGAGCTGGCCCGCCGCCGGCTCCACCTCACCTCCCGGAAAGGCCGCCGATGA
- a CDS encoding MFS transporter, with product MTHTAQPSTTRTTRRTPQLVGTALGHALEWYDWGIYAIFVPFFATQFFHQGNQLSAVLSSLAVFAVGFVARPLGGFVFGWLADRIGRKTAMSATVATIAVASFAIGVSPTYAGVGAWASLILLVARVVQGLACGGELPSAQTYLSEIAPAGKRGAWSSLIYIASVFGNTVGVLLGLVLTLTLSAAQMHAFGWRIPFLLGGVFGLVAVYMRRKMSETETFAKAGRDRSPLWPELVRHRTEALRVIGLSVGFTVVYYSWVVAAPAYAISSLHLSSSGALWAGVASSVVLMAVMPFWGRLSDRIGRKPVLLISTIGGAVVLYPVQFLVRDNAWQLFAGMTIAAVFISAGVSILPAVYAEMFPTRIRAVGLAVPYSVAVAIFGGTAPYLQTWIGASLGQSSYTGYVVVLLLVSAVVIARMPETRGKDLT from the coding sequence ATGACCCACACCGCCCAGCCCAGCACCACCCGGACCACCCGGCGCACGCCGCAGCTCGTCGGCACCGCGCTGGGCCACGCCCTGGAGTGGTACGACTGGGGCATCTACGCGATCTTCGTGCCGTTCTTCGCCACCCAGTTCTTCCACCAGGGAAACCAGCTTTCGGCCGTGCTGTCGAGCCTCGCCGTCTTCGCCGTGGGGTTCGTCGCGCGGCCGCTCGGCGGCTTCGTGTTCGGCTGGCTGGCGGACCGCATCGGGCGCAAGACCGCCATGTCGGCGACCGTGGCGACCATCGCCGTGGCCAGCTTCGCCATCGGCGTCTCGCCGACCTACGCCGGCGTCGGTGCGTGGGCTTCGCTGATCCTGCTGGTGGCCCGCGTCGTGCAGGGACTCGCCTGCGGGGGCGAGCTCCCGTCGGCCCAGACCTACCTCTCGGAAATCGCGCCCGCGGGCAAACGCGGCGCCTGGTCCAGCCTGATCTACATCGCCAGCGTCTTCGGCAACACCGTGGGGGTGCTGCTCGGCCTGGTCCTGACCCTCACCCTGTCCGCCGCCCAGATGCACGCGTTCGGCTGGCGGATCCCGTTCCTGCTCGGCGGCGTGTTCGGTCTGGTGGCCGTCTACATGCGACGGAAGATGTCCGAGACGGAGACCTTCGCGAAGGCCGGCCGCGACCGGTCCCCGTTGTGGCCCGAGCTCGTGCGGCACCGCACGGAGGCGCTGCGCGTGATCGGCCTGTCCGTCGGCTTCACGGTCGTCTACTACTCGTGGGTCGTGGCCGCGCCGGCCTACGCCATCAGCTCCCTGCACCTGTCCTCGTCCGGCGCGTTGTGGGCCGGAGTGGCCTCGAGCGTGGTCCTGATGGCCGTGATGCCGTTCTGGGGCAGGCTGTCCGACCGGATCGGGCGCAAGCCCGTCCTGCTGATTTCCACGATCGGCGGTGCGGTCGTGCTCTACCCGGTGCAGTTTCTCGTGCGGGACAACGCGTGGCAGCTCTTCGCGGGCATGACCATCGCCGCGGTGTTCATCTCCGCGGGGGTGTCGATCCTGCCTGCGGTGTACGCGGAGATGTTCCCCACCCGCATCCGGGCCGTCGGGCTGGCCGTACCGTACTCGGTGGCGGTGGCGATCTTCGGCGGAACGGCCCCGTACCTGCAGACCTGGATCGGCGCCAGCCTGGGGCAGTCGTCCTACACCGGCTACGTGGTGGTCCTGCTGCTCGTGTCCGCCGTGGTGATCGCCAGGATGCCGGAGACCCGCGGAAAGGACCTCACGTGA
- a CDS encoding cyclase family protein has product MSDSLLGALAAARIIDLAQPLREGMPCSPTHPGFHLALTRRHGDAARPDGMTGSHELIVFGGHVGTHMDALSHVAVDGRFHGGAPVTVENGRYASHGIDEVAPMVCRGVLVDVPALRGVGRLPAGEPVTAEDLRNADVRPGDVVLIRTGWAQLWHDRDAYLGTDSGVPGLTADGAQHLAAAGVRAVGADTIALEHVPAGSGLASLPVHRILLQDNGINLIEVMNLEPLAQAGAGEFVFVGAPLPIVGATGAPIRPLALVEGPPDRVTPG; this is encoded by the coding sequence GTGAGCGACTCCCTCCTCGGCGCGCTCGCCGCCGCCCGGATCATCGACCTCGCGCAGCCGCTGCGGGAGGGCATGCCCTGCTCACCCACGCACCCGGGGTTCCACCTGGCGCTGACCCGCCGTCACGGGGACGCGGCCAGGCCGGACGGGATGACCGGGTCGCACGAGCTGATCGTGTTCGGCGGTCACGTCGGCACCCACATGGACGCGCTGTCGCACGTCGCGGTGGACGGCCGCTTCCACGGGGGAGCGCCGGTCACGGTGGAGAACGGCCGCTACGCCAGTCACGGGATCGACGAGGTGGCGCCGATGGTGTGCCGGGGCGTGCTCGTCGACGTTCCCGCGCTGCGCGGCGTCGGCCGGCTGCCGGCGGGGGAGCCCGTCACCGCCGAGGACCTGCGAAACGCCGACGTCCGCCCGGGCGACGTCGTGCTCATCCGGACCGGATGGGCTCAGCTGTGGCACGACCGCGACGCCTACCTGGGCACGGACAGCGGCGTGCCGGGTCTCACGGCCGACGGCGCGCAGCACCTGGCCGCCGCCGGTGTCCGCGCGGTCGGCGCCGACACGATCGCGCTGGAGCACGTTCCGGCCGGATCCGGCCTGGCGAGCCTGCCCGTGCACCGGATCCTCCTGCAGGACAACGGGATCAACCTGATCGAGGTGATGAACCTCGAGCCGCTGGCCCAGGCCGGCGCGGGCGAGTTCGTCTTCGTCGGCGCGCCCCTGCCGATCGTCGGAGCGACCGGGGCGCCGATCCGCCCGCTGGCGTTGGTGGAGGGCCCGCCGGACCGGGTCACCCCCGGCTGA
- a CDS encoding DUF3040 domain-containing protein, whose amino-acid sequence MTLSSQQRRALAAIEWDLSAEPGLATLAGLFAESPRGPSSWPEPRTGTAPARRSRFVRWPAGTAAALGLADAVVAGLAGLTTLVSIGVVVVISAVAVIVADLLCPDRSAAPPMPDPFSRG is encoded by the coding sequence ATGACCTTGTCGTCCCAGCAGCGTCGAGCACTCGCCGCGATCGAGTGGGACCTGTCGGCCGAGCCGGGGTTGGCGACGCTGGCCGGGCTCTTCGCCGAATCACCGCGCGGCCCGTCGTCCTGGCCCGAGCCGCGAACCGGCACCGCCCCGGCACGGCGGAGCCGGTTCGTGAGGTGGCCGGCCGGGACGGCGGCCGCGCTGGGACTCGCCGACGCCGTCGTGGCGGGCCTGGCCGGCCTGACCACGCTGGTCTCGATCGGGGTCGTCGTGGTGATCAGCGCGGTCGCGGTCATCGTCGCGGACCTGCTGTGCCCGGACCGGTCCGCGGCCCCGCCGATGCCGGACCCGTTCAGCCGGGGGTGA
- the acs gene encoding acetate--CoA ligase, whose product MTIEDEVPLSESQIAVHWREEGYFSPSPKFIGQANATDPAIVERFAEDRFPGCFAEYAELLTWDSYWHTILDTSNPPFWQWFVGGRLNACYNCVDRHLAADRNKAAFIWVPEPEDEATVVITYQELHRRVNEFAALLREDCGLEPGDRVTFHLPMVPELPVAMLACARLGVIHSEVFGGFSGAACGGRIADSGSRVLVTMDAYHRNGQLVDHKAKADEAVAEAARQGQEVDRVLVFRRYPGRYSSATPMVDGRDAFADDVLARYRGRVVEPVPMPADAPLFLMYTSGTTGRPKGCQHSTGGYLAYVAGTSKYYQDIHPEDTYWCCADIGWITGHSYIVYGPLSLGTTSVLYEGAPTYPDPGRCWRIAERLGVNIFHTAPTTIRMLRKLGPDEPARYDYHFKHMTTVGEPIEPEVWRWYHRVVGKGEAAVVDTWWQTETGGFLGSTLPALQPMKPGSCGPGALGIFPVIYDEEGNTVEAGTGRAGNICIRNPWPGVFQGIWGQPERFVDTYYRKYCRNPQSKDWHDWPYFAGDGAVQADDGYFRILGRVDDVINVAGHRLGTKELESACLTVDEVAEAAAVPVVDEERGRAVEMYVSLKPGRQASTEIENKVSVAIDREIGKIARPKHVWIVSDMPKTRSGKIMRRVIAGISNFADVGDVSTLANPEVVDDIRHRIQRAKLDHGEAPRELTPQEEEEIKSFGTAG is encoded by the coding sequence ATGACCATCGAGGACGAGGTTCCCCTTTCCGAATCACAGATCGCGGTGCACTGGCGGGAGGAAGGCTACTTCTCGCCTTCGCCGAAGTTCATCGGCCAGGCCAACGCCACCGACCCGGCCATCGTCGAGCGTTTCGCCGAGGACCGTTTTCCCGGCTGTTTCGCCGAATACGCCGAGCTGCTCACCTGGGACTCCTACTGGCACACCATTCTGGACACCAGTAATCCGCCGTTCTGGCAGTGGTTCGTGGGTGGCCGGCTCAACGCCTGTTACAACTGCGTGGACCGGCACCTGGCGGCCGACCGCAACAAGGCGGCGTTCATCTGGGTTCCCGAGCCCGAGGACGAGGCGACGGTCGTCATCACCTACCAGGAACTCCACCGGCGGGTCAACGAGTTCGCGGCGCTGCTGCGCGAGGACTGCGGGCTCGAGCCCGGCGACCGGGTCACGTTCCACCTGCCGATGGTGCCGGAGCTGCCGGTGGCGATGCTGGCGTGCGCCCGGCTGGGGGTGATCCACTCGGAGGTCTTCGGCGGGTTCAGCGGCGCCGCGTGCGGCGGCCGGATCGCCGACTCCGGCAGCCGGGTCCTGGTGACGATGGACGCCTACCACCGCAACGGCCAGCTGGTCGACCACAAGGCCAAGGCCGACGAGGCGGTGGCCGAGGCGGCCCGGCAGGGCCAGGAGGTCGACCGGGTCCTGGTGTTCCGCCGCTATCCCGGCCGGTACAGCTCGGCCACGCCGATGGTCGACGGCCGGGACGCCTTCGCCGACGACGTCCTCGCCCGCTACCGCGGCCGGGTGGTGGAGCCCGTGCCGATGCCCGCGGACGCGCCGCTGTTCCTGATGTACACCAGCGGCACCACGGGCAGGCCCAAGGGATGCCAGCACTCCACCGGCGGGTACCTCGCCTACGTGGCCGGGACGTCGAAGTACTACCAGGACATCCACCCGGAGGACACTTACTGGTGCTGCGCCGACATCGGGTGGATCACCGGCCATTCCTACATCGTCTACGGCCCGCTGTCGCTGGGCACGACCAGCGTGCTGTACGAGGGCGCGCCCACCTACCCCGATCCGGGGCGCTGCTGGCGGATCGCCGAGCGGCTGGGTGTGAACATCTTCCACACCGCGCCCACCACGATCCGGATGCTGCGCAAGCTCGGCCCGGACGAGCCCGCCCGGTACGACTACCACTTCAAGCACATGACGACCGTGGGCGAGCCGATCGAGCCCGAGGTCTGGCGCTGGTACCACCGTGTCGTGGGCAAGGGCGAGGCCGCGGTCGTGGACACCTGGTGGCAGACCGAGACCGGTGGCTTCCTCGGCAGCACCCTGCCGGCGTTGCAACCGATGAAACCGGGCAGCTGCGGGCCCGGTGCGCTCGGTATCTTCCCGGTGATCTACGACGAGGAGGGCAACACGGTCGAGGCGGGCACCGGGCGCGCGGGCAACATCTGCATCCGCAACCCGTGGCCGGGTGTGTTCCAGGGAATCTGGGGCCAGCCCGAACGCTTCGTGGACACCTACTACCGGAAGTACTGCCGGAACCCGCAGAGCAAGGACTGGCACGACTGGCCGTACTTCGCCGGTGACGGGGCGGTGCAGGCCGACGACGGCTACTTCCGGATCCTCGGCCGCGTCGACGACGTGATCAACGTCGCCGGGCACCGGCTGGGCACCAAGGAGCTGGAATCGGCGTGCCTGACGGTCGACGAGGTCGCCGAGGCCGCGGCGGTCCCGGTGGTCGACGAGGAGCGGGGACGCGCGGTCGAGATGTACGTGTCCCTCAAACCCGGTCGCCAGGCCAGCACCGAGATCGAGAACAAGGTGTCGGTGGCCATCGACCGGGAGATCGGCAAGATCGCCCGGCCGAAGCACGTGTGGATCGTGTCCGACATGCCCAAGACGAGGTCCGGGAAGATCATGCGGCGGGTCATCGCCGGGATCTCCAACTTCGCCGACGTCGGGGACGTGTCCACGCTCGCGAACCCGGAGGTCGTCGACGACATCCGGCATCGCATCCAGCGCGCGAAACTCGACCACGGAGAGGCGCCGCGCGAGCTCACCCCCCAGGAGGAAGAAGAGATCAAGTCCTTCGGGACCGCCGGCTGA
- a CDS encoding acetate uptake transporter, whose protein sequence is MVHTEKGAVEAPVTPQVDPGAHIADPAPLGLAAFAMTTFVLSVFNANLISNTTLEAVVLPLALFYGGLAQFLAGMWEFRKGNTFGALAFTSFGAFWLSFAAYVKFVEPGLGASAATATGLFLLAWTIFTAYMTVAAARVSGAVLAVFVFLTLTFLFLTIGVWASSPAMAKVGGWLGLVTAVLAWYASFAGVTNFTWKRTLVPLFPLSSAPHR, encoded by the coding sequence ATGGTACATACGGAGAAAGGTGCGGTTGAAGCGCCGGTCACGCCACAGGTCGATCCGGGCGCCCACATCGCCGATCCGGCACCACTGGGCCTGGCCGCGTTCGCGATGACGACCTTCGTGCTCAGCGTGTTCAACGCCAATCTGATCAGCAACACCACCCTGGAAGCCGTGGTGCTGCCGCTCGCCCTCTTCTACGGCGGGCTGGCGCAGTTCCTGGCCGGCATGTGGGAGTTCCGCAAGGGCAACACCTTCGGCGCGCTGGCGTTCACCTCGTTCGGGGCGTTCTGGTTGTCCTTCGCGGCATATGTGAAGTTCGTCGAGCCCGGGCTCGGGGCCAGCGCGGCGACCGCGACCGGGCTGTTCCTGCTGGCGTGGACGATCTTCACCGCCTACATGACGGTGGCCGCGGCGCGCGTGAGCGGCGCCGTGCTGGCCGTCTTCGTGTTCCTGACGCTGACCTTCCTGTTCCTGACGATCGGGGTGTGGGCATCCTCGCCGGCCATGGCGAAGGTGGGTGGCTGGCTCGGCCTGGTGACGGCTGTCCTGGCCTGGTACGCCTCCTTCGCGGGGGTCACCAACTTCACCTGGAAGCGGACCCTGGTGCCGCTGTTCCCGCTGTCATCGGCGCCGCATCGATGA
- a CDS encoding DUF3040 domain-containing protein has protein sequence MKLSDDEERALRELERALQAADPELDRRLARMRPGGPPSFLAVLLLSAGVALAVVLVALGDLLAVPACLGAGLLLTATVPTLAVVWWARRYYCRYCAGKWPAPARECPRCARPTPA, from the coding sequence GTGAAGCTGAGCGACGACGAGGAGCGGGCGCTGCGCGAGCTGGAGCGCGCGCTGCAGGCGGCGGACCCGGAGCTCGATCGCCGTCTCGCCCGGATGCGGCCGGGCGGTCCCCCGTCGTTCCTCGCGGTGCTCCTGCTCTCGGCGGGCGTCGCGCTCGCCGTGGTGCTGGTGGCTCTCGGCGACCTGCTCGCCGTCCCCGCGTGCCTGGGCGCCGGGCTGCTACTCACCGCGACCGTACCCACACTGGCCGTCGTGTGGTGGGCGCGCCGCTACTACTGCCGGTACTGCGCGGGGAAATGGCCGGCGCCCGCCCGCGAGTGCCCGCGGTGCGCCCGCCCCACACCCGCTTGA
- a CDS encoding LLM class flavin-dependent oxidoreductase, whose product MQYWHFSECAYPDLPDPETYDSVRVTLPNGVIDPEHAAGLWDRYIREWQVADECGMNVMVNEHHQTATCMNSAAPLLAGVLARVTTKARILILGNPVANRNDPVRIAEEMALVDLLSHGRLDVGFVRGVQYEVGATNAKPFRMTERMWEAIELITRAMTTHDGPFNWEGEFFHHRQVNIWPRPYQRPMPPVWIATGTPASAIAVADHGYKIATFLGGTKAARQLFQTYRDRLEETGKPAVGDDMFGYAALAYTGRTDAEGFEGARKLLWYLRSNKVAKPFTYPPGYMPYFARAAMLRGPQASRSGAPALSPLPDLTTMSVEDLIEQGILFAGSPKTVTSQIERFYTEVGGVGHLLLMGQAGHMEHDEAVRGIERFAGEVAPAVDRVTGGVTV is encoded by the coding sequence ATGCAGTACTGGCACTTCAGCGAGTGCGCATATCCCGATCTGCCGGATCCGGAGACCTACGACTCGGTGCGCGTCACCCTGCCGAACGGCGTCATCGACCCCGAGCACGCCGCCGGGCTGTGGGACCGCTACATCCGCGAGTGGCAGGTGGCGGACGAATGCGGCATGAACGTGATGGTGAACGAGCACCACCAGACCGCGACGTGCATGAACTCGGCAGCTCCGTTGCTTGCGGGAGTGCTCGCGCGCGTCACGACGAAGGCGCGGATCCTGATCCTGGGGAACCCGGTGGCCAACCGCAACGACCCGGTGCGGATCGCCGAGGAGATGGCGTTGGTCGATCTCCTCAGCCACGGCCGTCTGGACGTCGGGTTCGTTCGCGGTGTCCAGTACGAGGTGGGTGCGACGAACGCCAAGCCGTTCCGCATGACCGAGCGGATGTGGGAGGCCATCGAGCTCATCACGCGAGCCATGACGACGCACGACGGACCGTTCAACTGGGAGGGTGAGTTCTTCCACCATCGCCAGGTGAACATCTGGCCGCGTCCCTACCAGCGGCCGATGCCGCCCGTCTGGATCGCGACCGGTACGCCGGCGAGCGCCATTGCAGTCGCCGACCACGGCTACAAGATCGCCACGTTCCTCGGTGGCACGAAGGCGGCGCGGCAGCTGTTCCAGACTTATCGCGACCGGCTGGAGGAGACCGGCAAACCTGCCGTCGGCGACGACATGTTCGGGTACGCGGCTCTCGCCTACACCGGACGGACCGACGCGGAGGGCTTCGAGGGGGCCCGCAAGTTGCTGTGGTACCTCCGGAGCAACAAGGTGGCGAAGCCGTTCACCTACCCGCCGGGTTACATGCCGTACTTCGCCCGGGCTGCCATGCTGCGCGGTCCGCAGGCGTCGCGCTCGGGTGCACCGGCTCTGTCGCCGCTCCCGGACCTGACGACGATGTCCGTGGAGGACCTGATCGAGCAGGGCATCCTCTTCGCGGGCAGTCCCAAGACGGTCACGTCCCAGATCGAGCGCTTCTACACCGAGGTGGGAGGCGTTGGCCATCTCCTGCTCATGGGCCAGGCCGGTCACATGGAGCACGACGAGGCGGTGCGGGGCATCGAGCGCTTCGCCGGAGAGGTGGCGCCGGCCGTCGACAGGGTCACGGGCGGTGTCACCGTCTGA
- a CDS encoding SDR family oxidoreductase — translation MTVPGKFGGRTAIVTGASRGIGFAIAERLVSEGARVVITARQKEALDEAVARLGGPEVALAVAGKADDTAHQAEAVGQAVERFGSLDMLVNNAGVNPWYGPMVELDLGVARKVVEVNCIAALSWVQHAHRAWMGEHGGAIVNVASHSAISPAPGVGFYGASKAMLVAMTRLLAVELGPDIRVNAVAPAVVKTKFAAALYEGREEQLAAAYPLKRLGEPDDVGGAVAFLLSGDASLLTGHLLVVDGGVTLAGVTA, via the coding sequence GTGACCGTGCCCGGGAAGTTCGGAGGCAGGACCGCGATCGTCACCGGTGCCAGCCGCGGCATCGGGTTCGCCATCGCGGAGCGACTGGTCAGCGAAGGTGCGCGGGTGGTGATCACCGCCCGCCAGAAGGAGGCGCTCGACGAGGCCGTCGCTCGTCTCGGTGGCCCGGAGGTGGCGCTCGCCGTGGCCGGCAAGGCCGACGACACCGCGCACCAGGCCGAGGCGGTCGGTCAGGCTGTCGAGCGGTTCGGCAGCCTCGACATGCTGGTGAACAACGCGGGCGTCAACCCGTGGTACGGCCCGATGGTCGAGCTCGACCTCGGCGTGGCCCGCAAGGTCGTCGAGGTCAACTGCATCGCGGCGTTGTCCTGGGTGCAGCACGCCCACCGCGCGTGGATGGGGGAGCACGGTGGGGCGATCGTCAACGTCGCGTCCCATTCGGCGATCTCCCCCGCGCCGGGGGTCGGCTTCTACGGGGCCAGCAAGGCCATGCTCGTCGCGATGACCAGGCTGCTGGCCGTCGAGCTGGGCCCGGACATCCGCGTGAACGCGGTCGCGCCCGCGGTGGTGAAGACGAAGTTCGCCGCGGCCCTGTACGAGGGCCGGGAGGAGCAGCTGGCCGCGGCCTACCCGCTCAAGCGCCTGGGCGAGCCCGACGACGTCGGTGGCGCCGTCGCGTTCCTGTTGTCCGGGGACGCGTCGTTGCTCACCGGCCACCTGCTCGTCGTCGACGGTGGCGTGACTCTGGCCGGGGTGACCGCATGA
- a CDS encoding SDR family NAD(P)-dependent oxidoreductase, whose product MTVAGQGVVVTGAAGGIGKALAARLVAGGARVVINDLDPVATEAAAAEIGAYAVPGDAASVAGIVALVSAAREHLGQVDAWFANAGIVRGYGLDASEVAWAASWEVNTMAHVRAARLLVPGWLARGGGRFVVTASAAGLLTALGTATYSVSKHAVLAFAEWLSATYRHRGIVVQAICPQGVRTGMLAASGPMRTVLADGAVTPEDVAELTWQALHDDRFLILPHPEAGDHYRHRATDTDRWLGGMNKLQRHLEQDGAAR is encoded by the coding sequence ATGACGGTCGCGGGTCAGGGCGTGGTCGTCACCGGCGCCGCGGGCGGGATCGGTAAGGCGCTGGCCGCGCGGCTGGTCGCCGGGGGAGCACGCGTCGTGATCAACGACCTGGACCCCGTTGCGACGGAGGCGGCGGCGGCCGAGATCGGTGCGTACGCCGTGCCGGGCGATGCCGCGTCCGTGGCCGGCATCGTGGCGCTCGTCTCGGCCGCGCGCGAGCACCTGGGCCAGGTCGACGCGTGGTTCGCCAACGCCGGGATCGTGCGGGGCTACGGCCTGGACGCGAGCGAGGTCGCGTGGGCGGCGAGCTGGGAGGTCAACACGATGGCCCACGTCCGCGCCGCCCGGCTCCTGGTCCCCGGCTGGCTGGCACGCGGTGGCGGGCGGTTCGTGGTGACCGCGTCGGCCGCGGGTCTGCTGACCGCGCTCGGTACCGCGACCTACTCGGTGAGCAAACACGCCGTGCTCGCCTTCGCCGAGTGGTTGTCCGCGACCTACCGGCACCGCGGGATCGTGGTCCAGGCGATCTGCCCGCAGGGGGTGCGGACCGGCATGCTCGCGGCGAGCGGGCCGATGCGCACGGTGCTGGCCGACGGCGCGGTGACTCCCGAGGACGTGGCCGAGCTGACGTGGCAGGCACTGCACGACGACCGTTTCCTGATCCTCCCGCACCCCGAAGCCGGCGACCACTACCGGCACCGGGCCACCGACACCGACCGCTGGCTCGGCGGGATGAACAAGCTCCAGCGGCACCTCGAACAGGACGGGGCGGCCCGGTGA
- a CDS encoding phosphotransferase family protein encodes MSHLPGLDLTRLAGWLAAERPGQAGATLSARLIAGGRSNLTYEIGDGERAWVLRRPPLGHVLATAHDVAREYRVMAALEGTGVPVPATYALCTDDSVIGAPFYLMEKVDGTPFRSAAELAPLGPERVRRISLRLVDTLVALHDVDPAEVGLADFGRAEGFLDRQVRRWSAQLAASRTRDLPRAGQLHSLLASNIPAQSAPGIVHGDYRLDNVLVDSTDHPAAVIDWEMATLGDPLTDLALLIAYQKLSRLPGGDLVTDAASAPGHLTEDEVRSRYRARSGRDPAHFGFHLGLACYKLAAIVEGIHYRHLRGQTVGTGFDGIGALTGPLLEIGLAALKEDR; translated from the coding sequence GTGAGCCACCTCCCGGGCCTGGATCTGACAAGGCTGGCCGGCTGGCTCGCCGCCGAGCGGCCCGGCCAGGCCGGAGCGACGCTGTCGGCGCGCCTGATCGCCGGTGGCCGGTCGAACCTGACCTACGAGATCGGTGACGGCGAGCGCGCCTGGGTGCTGCGCAGGCCGCCGCTCGGGCACGTGCTCGCCACCGCCCACGACGTGGCGCGCGAGTACCGGGTCATGGCCGCGCTCGAGGGCACTGGCGTGCCGGTGCCCGCCACCTACGCGCTGTGCACGGACGACTCGGTCATCGGGGCGCCCTTCTACCTCATGGAGAAGGTCGACGGTACCCCGTTCCGGAGCGCGGCGGAGCTGGCGCCGCTCGGGCCGGAACGGGTCCGGCGGATCTCGCTCCGCCTGGTCGACACGCTGGTCGCACTGCACGACGTCGACCCCGCCGAGGTGGGGCTGGCGGATTTCGGTCGCGCCGAGGGGTTCCTGGACCGGCAGGTGCGGCGCTGGAGCGCCCAGCTGGCCGCCTCCCGCACCCGCGACCTGCCGCGTGCCGGACAACTGCACTCCCTGCTGGCGTCGAACATCCCGGCCCAGTCCGCGCCCGGAATCGTGCACGGGGACTACCGCCTCGACAACGTGCTCGTCGACTCCACCGACCACCCCGCGGCGGTCATCGACTGGGAGATGGCCACCCTCGGCGATCCGCTGACGGACCTCGCACTGCTGATCGCCTACCAGAAGCTGAGCCGGCTCCCGGGCGGCGATCTCGTCACCGACGCCGCTTCGGCACCGGGACACCTCACCGAGGACGAAGTGCGAAGCCGCTACCGCGCGCGCAGCGGTCGCGACCCGGCGCACTTCGGTTTCCACCTCGGGCTCGCCTGCTACAAGCTGGCCGCGATCGTCGAGGGAATCCATTACCGGCACCTGCGCGGTCAGACCGTGGGCACCGGGTTCGACGGGATCGGCGCGCTGACCGGGCCCCTGCTGGAAATCGGGCTCGCTGCCCTGAAGGAGGACCGCTGA